A window of Candidatus Sulfotelmatobacter sp. genomic DNA:
GCTGCGGCGCGAGTTGGGCAGTGAGCCGCCCGCGCATCTGGTCGAGCTGGTACGACCGGTGTAGCGCGACGCACAAAGAACGGGCCACACGTAAAGCGTGCGGCCCATCGGTTACGGCGAGGTTACAGGGGCGAAGCTAGAGGTCGGGGCCCTTGAAGATCTTGACCCGCCGATTCGGCTCGAGCCCGGTCGACCGCGACTGCAGCCGGTATCGCTCGGCCAACTGATGCTGCATCCGCCGCACGTAGGAGGTCTGCGGCGTCAGCTCGACCGCCCGCGAGTCGAGCAGCACCTGATAGACGGCCTCCTCCGCCTCGCGCATGGCGATCTCTTCGACGTCGATGGACGGCAGGTTGAAGACGTCTTTGAGCGCCGACTGGATCTGCGTGGTCGTGTTGGTCTTGATCGAGTAGATCGGAACGTTCTCGGCCGCGATCTGCTTGAGCCGCTCGGACTCTTTGCGTTCGAGCGTCTTGAGCGTCAGCACGACGTCGGCGTCGTCCCACTTGCGCGCGATGTTGGCGTGCACGCGCAGGTTGTGCACGGCGCGCTCGATCTTGTTGCGCGAGACCCCGTACGGGAAGATCATCAGCGGCTTGGAGTCCTCGTCGACGCTCTCACCGGCGGCGCCGAAGATCGCGTGATCGTCGTCGCGCGGCTGCTGCGTGAGCGAGCGCACCTTCTCCGAGGCGATGGCTTCGGGGTTGGCGTGCTGGAGGATGTCGATCGCGCCGCCGAGCGTGCGCTGGCGCACCTCGGGCTGCGGCGTGTAGCCGCGCAGCAGCGCGTCGACGACCTCGGCGACGTTCTGGTGGATCGCCAGGCGGTCGCGGTCTTGGATCTCGACGATGACGTCGAAGGTCGGCGGCTGCTTGCGCTCGAGGACGGTCTTGCGCGTACCGCGGCGGCGCGCTTCTTCGTCGGAGAGCGTGACCGCGCTGATCCCGCCGAGCAAATCCGAGAGCGTCGGATT
This region includes:
- a CDS encoding R3H domain-containing nucleic acid-binding protein — encoded protein: MAVNAESFVPNRELTQLLDIFPLGIRQALVRLPHLERVIEVVLDLGRAPEARFEDDFVFLGETPVTAEDIAHVVSRLSPFGGDNRAGIEQTLHRISAIRNRTGRIVGLTCRVGRAVYGTIDIVLDVVRSGKSICLLGRPGVGKTTMLRECARVLAEDRKRVVIVDTSNEIAGDGDVPHSGIGHSRRMPVPDPHLQHNVMIEAVENHMPQVIVIDEIGTEAEAFAARTIAERGVQLIGTAHGQTLENLLMNPTLSDLLGGISAVTLSDEEARRRGTRKTVLERKQPPTFDVIVEIQDRDRLAIHQNVAEVVDALLRGYTPQPEVRQRTLGGAIDILQHANPEAIASEKVRSLTQQPRDDDHAIFGAAGESVDEDSKPLMIFPYGVSRNKIERAVHNLRVHANIARKWDDADVVLTLKTLERKESERLKQIAAENVPIYSIKTNTTTQIQSALKDVFNLPSIDVEEIAMREAEEAVYQVLLDSRAVELTPQTSYVRRMQHQLAERYRLQSRSTGLEPNRRVKIFKGPDL